The region ACCCCTTCTGAAAAAAAACAAGCCATTGATTATGAGGTATATAGCACTGATTGTGGAACAATAATAGACAATATGGATCATTCAAAAAATATTGAAATTAAAGGAAGTGACAATTCAGCTGAAAAAAGTGATGAAATTATTGAATATCTGGTGGGAGAGAATGTTGAAACCGCTACTTTAGCTGAGCAATTATAAATAAAGTTATGAATAAAAAATTCTTTAACTTACTTTTTATCTTTATATTTTGGGGTATCGCAATGACTTACGGCCAAGTCCGTAAACCCTGGGCTGAAAAAATTTATTCTCAGAAAGTTTCATTTTTCACCCAAAAAATCGGTTTAACCCCTGAAGAAGCTCAGGTGTTTTGGCCAGTATATAATGAATACCAGTTGAAACATGACAGAATAGTTGAATCGAAAAAGCAGATTCTTGCCTATTATAATCGAAATCAAAAGAAATTATCGGATAAGGAAATTGAAAATATTCTGGACAAATATATACATCTGGAACATCAACAGGCAAACCTTCAATCTGAATATTATAAGAAGTATAAAGCTATTCTGCCGATTGAAAAAGTAGCCCGTTTATACCAATCAGAAATTCAATTTAAGGGGATGTTACTCCGGCAAATCAAAAACAAATAGTTTGTTAAAATATTGCTTTCAATATTTTTAACCTTGATCTTTTCCCTTTTTATTTTGAAATTTTGGAAATTAATTGTTCGGGGGTAACTTTTATCTGTTCCCCTGTTTTCATGTTCTTTAATGTAATCAGGCCTTCATTTATTTCATTTTCGCCAACCAATGCCACAAATGAGATATTTTTATTGTCAGCATAGCTCATTTGCTTTTTCATTTTTGCTGCTTCTGGATATATTTCGGCACTGACACCTGCTTCCCGGACTTTTTTGAGTAAGGGCAGGCAATGTGCCTCTTCGTTTTTGCCGAAATTTGTAAAGAGTATTTTGGTCGAAGCGATGGCATTTTTTGGGTATGCATCCAGCTGGTTAAGTACATCGAAGATACGGTCGGCCCCAAAGGAAATTCCTACTCCCGACACATTCTCCAAACCAAAAATGCCGGTAAGGTTGTCGTAACGTCCTCCGCCACAAATACTGCCCATTTCCATATCCTTTGCCTTTACTTCAAATATGGCGCCGGTATAATAATTTAATCCCCTTGCCAGGGTGAGATCCAGTTGAACCTCTGTTTTTAAAGGCAGCTGTTGAATGTAATCAAGTATGGTTTGAACCTCTTCAATACCTTTCATTCCGATTGCTGAAGGCTGCAAGACCTCGGATAACCGGGCAAGTTTTTCGGCATTGTCGCCCGAAAGGCTGATGATGGGCTGCAACTGATCAACAGCCTGCTGGGATAATCCTTTGGATAAGAGTTCGCAGTTGACTTCTTCAAGTCCTATTTTTTCAAACTTGTCAATGGCAATGGTGATGTCAATAATTTTGTCCGATTCACCGATAATTTCAGCAATTCCTGAAAGTATTTTCCGGTTATTGATTTTGATCAGGGTATTTATCCCTAAATCGGCAAAAACCCTGTCTACCATTTGCATCAATTCTACCTCGTTGAGCAATGAATCGCTGCCAACCACATCGGCATCACATTGGTAAAATTCCCGGTAGCGGCCTTTCTGGGGTCGGTCGGCCCTCCAAACAGGTTGTATCTGGTAGCGTTTAAATGGAAATGAAATGTCATTGCGGTGCTGTACTACAAAACGTGCAAAAGGCACAGTCAGGTCATAACGTAATCCTTTTTCGCAAATCTGATTGGAAAAC is a window of Bacteroidota bacterium DNA encoding:
- the hisS gene encoding histidine--tRNA ligase, whose product is MSVQRPSIPKGTRDFTPVEMAKRNYIFDTISNVFRLFGFQPIETPAMENLSTLMGKYGEEGDKLLFRILNSGDFLLEASDEDFQNRNSLRFSNQICEKGLRYDLTVPFARFVVQHRNDISFPFKRYQIQPVWRADRPQKGRYREFYQCDADVVGSDSLLNEVELMQMVDRVFADLGINTLIKINNRKILSGIAEIIGESDKIIDITIAIDKFEKIGLEEVNCELLSKGLSQQAVDQLQPIISLSGDNAEKLARLSEVLQPSAIGMKGIEEVQTILDYIQQLPLKTEVQLDLTLARGLNYYTGAIFEVKAKDMEMGSICGGGRYDNLTGIFGLENVSGVGISFGADRIFDVLNQLDAYPKNAIASTKILFTNFGKNEEAHCLPLLKKVREAGVSAEIYPEAAKMKKQMSYADNKNISFVALVGENEINEGLITLKNMKTGEQIKVTPEQLISKISK